One Pullulanibacillus sp. KACC 23026 DNA segment encodes these proteins:
- a CDS encoding AEC family transporter, which translates to MNVLFLILIHIILPIFLLIAAGAWLHRLFKFDMNTLSKINTYLLMPAVSFANLYQSKMGGAEVIHVIGFLLLQNLCMIILSSGLSRLFKFERSLSSTFKNSVVLMNSGNFGLPVSQLVFEHNPLGASVQVVVLIVQNLLTYTYGLYNALSVRNKGFGAIKVFLKMPVIYAFLLGLFFHSFSIKLPDFLWSPIKNVSNAFVAIALITLGAQSAFLKISRFSFPLILTLIVRLLVSPCLALLIIIVLHLHGVIAQALLIASSFPTNRNSSLFALEYNNHPEYAAQAVLVSTLFSIITVTIVVYASQLLFP; encoded by the coding sequence ATGAATGTTTTGTTTCTGATCTTGATTCATATTATTTTGCCTATCTTTCTGCTAATTGCTGCTGGAGCATGGCTTCACCGTCTATTTAAGTTTGATATGAACACATTGTCGAAAATCAATACTTATTTGTTAATGCCGGCGGTGAGCTTCGCTAATCTCTATCAAAGTAAGATGGGTGGGGCGGAGGTTATTCATGTCATTGGTTTTCTTCTTCTGCAAAATCTGTGTATGATCATTCTAAGTTCAGGCTTGTCGAGGCTATTTAAGTTTGAGCGAAGTCTTTCCTCTACTTTTAAAAATAGCGTTGTTTTAATGAATTCTGGAAATTTTGGTCTGCCTGTCAGTCAACTTGTGTTTGAACATAATCCTTTGGGGGCATCTGTTCAGGTGGTTGTTCTAATCGTTCAAAACCTGCTTACTTACACTTACGGATTATATAATGCTTTATCGGTAAGAAATAAGGGGTTCGGGGCTATTAAAGTCTTTTTGAAGATGCCTGTTATTTATGCCTTCCTTCTAGGCTTATTCTTTCACTCTTTTTCAATAAAGCTTCCTGACTTTTTGTGGTCCCCTATTAAAAACGTATCCAATGCCTTTGTCGCGATCGCATTGATCACATTGGGGGCACAAAGCGCTTTTCTGAAAATCAGCCGTTTTTCTTTTCCATTAATTTTAACGCTCATTGTTCGATTGCTTGTTTCGCCTTGTTTGGCGCTGCTCATCATCATAGTCCTACACTTGCATGGTGTTATTGCTCAGGCTTTATTGATCGCAAGCTCCTTTCCAACTAATCGGAATAGCTCCCTCTTTGCTTTGGAATACAATAACCATCCTGAATATGCCGCCCAAGCTGTGCTCGTTTCGACTCTATTTAGCATCATAACTGTCACGATTGTGGTGTATGCTTCTCAATTACTTTTTCCATAA
- a CDS encoding TIGR00266 family protein has product MDYHIKGSTMQSLQIHLEDGESIYSEAGSLLSMSPTIELNTNFTGGVGGVFKRVISGNTAVLNHFKAVKGDGHVSFTTRMPGHIVSLKMDDYRSIHVQRHSFLCAEETVALDVVGNMGLTGFFGGNGLIYNKLEGSGLAFISVDGEVEELDLNEGETLLVHPGHLAAYESRVSFEVQSMKGFKNMFLGGDGLFLVKLTGSGKVWLHTLSLHGLAEVIKPYVGK; this is encoded by the coding sequence ATGGACTATCATATAAAAGGAAGCACCATGCAATCGTTGCAAATTCATCTTGAAGATGGGGAATCCATATATAGCGAAGCGGGATCCCTGCTCTCTATGTCCCCAACCATTGAATTAAACACCAATTTTACAGGAGGAGTGGGCGGTGTTTTTAAACGAGTCATCTCAGGTAATACCGCTGTTCTCAATCATTTTAAGGCTGTTAAAGGGGACGGTCATGTCTCGTTTACCACCCGCATGCCCGGTCATATCGTTTCATTAAAGATGGATGATTACCGCTCCATCCATGTGCAGCGCCATAGCTTTCTTTGTGCGGAAGAAACCGTCGCCCTTGATGTGGTTGGGAATATGGGTCTGACAGGCTTTTTTGGTGGAAACGGATTGATTTACAACAAGCTTGAGGGGAGCGGACTCGCTTTCATCTCCGTTGACGGTGAAGTTGAAGAACTGGATCTCAATGAGGGTGAAACGCTTTTGGTACATCCAGGGCATCTCGCGGCTTATGAATCAAGAGTTAGCTTTGAAGTGCAAAGTATGAAAGGCTTTAAAAATATGTTTTTGGGCGGTGACGGTCTGTTTTTAGTAAAACTGACAGGCTCCGGCAAAGTTTGGCTCCATACCTTAAGCCTTCATGGGTTAGCAGAAGTTATAAAACCGTATGTAGGAAAATAA
- a CDS encoding S9 family peptidase, whose amino-acid sequence MMSKKVSYLSIEEIVSLPMYTDTSISDDGEYVAYVKQTTDWEENTYPQHVWLYHVKSGNSYPVSAGQNESMSPRFSNDSQTLAYISPVGEGEKKKKQLFIHTCGTTESIQVTHSEQGVDRFKWSPDGKGIYFIAKRPETERMKKRKELYGEFTYVDQDFQFNDLVYVGLESAKRTQSLPKDLKEKDELEAVSPFNITLDVYIHDFDISPTHETIVFTAAPSSRMIDYQESKAYMLDIRTKEVTPLDLTSLLAGTRVLFSPDGSKLCYTRYLEEKAFFNNETLEIYDLHSKETSLPMKSIDENVSPIRWTMAGILISWQNRTNYLAGLVTEEGELTSLVAEEDSVALNSSITNDGKQFVCVKATSEKPLEVYVDGQAITEQYKLYEGKVKSQKEVIHWRTRDGLEIEGILSKPVDYDASKSYPLILAVHGGPAGTSLAIPTMNKYQPVESFVEKGFLVLEPNYRGSAGYGEAFRKANFRKLGLGDYEDVISGVDYLIENRNVDRDKVGILGWSQGGYISAFCATYSNRFKAISVGAGISNWMTYYVNTDITHFTRFYLGSDPWKDEEIYRRTSPMTYINNASTPTLIQHGEVDPRVPVPNAYELYRGLKDVGVETELVIFKGMKHGATKPGINRAILKQNLDWFSHYILGEPRDEKREY is encoded by the coding sequence ATGATGAGTAAGAAGGTTAGCTATTTATCGATAGAGGAAATCGTGTCTTTGCCGATGTATACAGATACTTCCATTAGTGATGATGGGGAGTATGTCGCGTATGTCAAACAAACGACGGATTGGGAAGAGAATACTTATCCGCAGCATGTTTGGCTTTACCATGTAAAATCAGGTAACAGCTACCCGGTATCAGCAGGTCAAAATGAAAGCATGAGCCCGAGATTCTCGAACGATTCGCAGACACTTGCTTATATAAGTCCTGTTGGAGAAGGGGAAAAGAAGAAAAAACAACTGTTTATACATACCTGTGGGACAACCGAATCGATTCAAGTCACCCATTCAGAGCAAGGTGTTGATCGTTTCAAATGGTCACCTGATGGGAAGGGAATTTACTTTATAGCAAAGCGTCCTGAAACTGAAAGGATGAAAAAACGAAAAGAGCTTTATGGTGAATTTACGTATGTCGATCAGGATTTTCAATTTAATGATTTAGTCTATGTCGGTCTCGAAAGCGCCAAACGTACTCAGTCACTCCCTAAAGATTTAAAAGAAAAGGATGAGCTCGAGGCGGTTAGTCCATTCAATATCACCTTAGATGTCTATATTCACGATTTTGATATTTCCCCAACTCATGAAACCATTGTTTTTACAGCAGCCCCCTCATCGAGAATGATTGACTACCAAGAATCAAAGGCCTACATGCTAGATATTCGGACTAAAGAAGTGACACCTTTGGACCTCACATCGCTCCTTGCCGGAACACGTGTCCTTTTCTCTCCAGATGGTTCTAAGCTATGCTACACTCGTTATTTAGAGGAAAAGGCATTTTTTAATAATGAAACTTTAGAAATTTATGATTTACATTCCAAAGAGACTAGCCTGCCTATGAAGTCAATTGATGAGAATGTGAGCCCGATTCGCTGGACCATGGCAGGAATCTTAATCAGCTGGCAGAATCGAACTAACTACCTAGCTGGTTTGGTGACGGAGGAAGGCGAGTTGACGTCATTAGTTGCCGAGGAAGATTCCGTTGCCTTAAATAGCTCCATAACGAACGATGGCAAGCAATTTGTTTGTGTGAAGGCGACTTCAGAAAAACCGCTTGAAGTCTATGTGGACGGTCAAGCGATTACTGAGCAATATAAGCTTTACGAGGGGAAAGTAAAAAGTCAAAAAGAAGTGATACATTGGCGGACACGTGATGGATTGGAGATTGAAGGGATCTTATCTAAGCCTGTGGACTATGATGCCTCAAAAAGCTATCCGCTTATTCTCGCCGTCCATGGTGGACCGGCCGGCACGTCTCTTGCCATCCCTACAATGAACAAATATCAGCCGGTCGAATCTTTCGTTGAAAAGGGCTTCCTTGTCTTAGAACCCAATTACAGAGGCAGTGCGGGATATGGGGAGGCTTTTAGGAAAGCTAATTTTCGGAAATTAGGTCTTGGCGATTATGAGGATGTCATTTCAGGTGTGGATTATCTCATTGAAAACAGGAATGTTGATCGTGACAAAGTTGGGATATTAGGCTGGAGTCAAGGCGGCTATATATCCGCTTTTTGTGCGACCTACAGCAACCGGTTCAAAGCTATCTCTGTCGGAGCGGGTATTTCAAACTGGATGACTTACTACGTTAATACAGATATTACTCATTTCACCCGTTTCTATTTGGGGAGCGACCCATGGAAGGATGAGGAGATCTATCGCCGAACCTCGCCGATGACTTATATTAATAATGCCTCAACACCAACCTTAATCCAGCATGGTGAAGTCGACCCGCGCGTCCCTGTTCCAAACGCTTATGAACTCTACCGTGGGTTAAAAGATGTAGGAGTCGAGACGGAACTCGTTATTTTTAAGGGGATGAAGCATGGGGCCACAAAACCAGGGATTAACCGTGCCATCCTTAAACAAAACTTAGATTGGTTTTCTCATTATATTTTAGGTGAACCGAGAGATGAGAAGAGAGAATACTAA
- a CDS encoding alpha/beta hydrolase, which translates to MKFINSSVDGYKGMKIPYTLYGKTNHSKDLAILLPGSGYTVNSPVFHYSSDIFFNHSIDILEVNYPYKHEFYNDFSSEELYTAVKFDSRKVIDTVLETNFYNNFYFIGKSLGTIALSSLLSKDVFKDAKVIWLTPILNCNEVYEAMIKNKHEGLCFIGDNDHFYTEELFLKLRNNETIQSKLLKGVNHSLDNDDDPIKSIDVLKTIITDIDKFIIKTTSEEN; encoded by the coding sequence GTGAAATTTATAAACAGTAGCGTAGACGGATACAAAGGAATGAAGATACCGTACACATTGTATGGAAAAACAAATCATTCAAAGGATCTAGCCATTTTACTCCCAGGGTCTGGTTATACCGTTAACAGTCCCGTGTTCCATTATTCATCGGATATTTTCTTCAATCATTCCATCGATATTTTAGAAGTAAACTATCCGTACAAGCATGAATTTTATAATGATTTTAGTTCTGAAGAATTATATACTGCTGTAAAATTCGATTCAAGAAAAGTAATAGATACGGTTCTTGAAACCAACTTTTATAACAATTTTTACTTTATAGGAAAGTCATTAGGCACTATCGCTTTGAGTTCTCTTTTGAGTAAGGACGTTTTTAAGGATGCAAAAGTCATTTGGTTAACGCCAATATTAAATTGCAATGAAGTGTATGAAGCTATGATTAAGAATAAACATGAAGGGCTATGCTTTATCGGTGATAATGACCACTTTTACACAGAGGAATTGTTTTTAAAACTAAGAAATAATGAAACTATCCAATCAAAACTACTAAAGGGTGTAAATCATAGTCTTGACAACGATGATGACCCTATAAAATCCATTGATGTCTTAAAAACCATTATTACTGATATAGATAAGTTTATTATTAAAACAACTAGTGAAGAAAATTAA
- a CDS encoding GNAT family N-acetyltransferase, which produces MKSVILESERLYLQPFKVEDSPRIAELANNKELADILGLPHPYKLEMAQDWVASQPELISKGIEYPFAIYQKESNEIIGTITIRIDKNNNKGELGYWMGRNYWGKGYASEAVRALIFFGFNELNLNKICASALSKNKASIKVLEKNGLKKEGMLKQNRLLLGNYEDVNVYGLLKSEYYQ; this is translated from the coding sequence GTGAAAAGCGTGATTTTAGAGAGTGAACGATTATATTTACAACCGTTTAAGGTGGAAGACTCCCCTAGAATTGCAGAATTAGCGAACAACAAAGAGCTAGCCGATATATTAGGTCTTCCACATCCGTACAAATTGGAGATGGCACAAGATTGGGTGGCTTCCCAGCCGGAACTAATAAGTAAGGGAATAGAATATCCTTTCGCAATCTATCAAAAAGAATCAAATGAAATAATAGGGACGATTACCATAAGAATTGATAAGAATAATAATAAAGGCGAGTTGGGCTATTGGATGGGTAGAAATTATTGGGGTAAGGGATATGCAAGTGAGGCAGTTCGCGCATTGATTTTCTTTGGGTTTAATGAACTGAATTTAAATAAAATTTGTGCATCAGCCTTATCTAAAAACAAGGCCTCAATTAAGGTCTTGGAAAAAAACGGATTAAAAAAAGAAGGAATGTTGAAACAGAATAGACTCCTTTTAGGCAACTATGAAGATGTAAACGTGTATGGACTTTTGAAAAGTGAATACTACCAATGA
- the mraY gene encoding phospho-N-acetylmuramoyl-pentapeptide-transferase: MIRLITPGLIAFTSVVILSPLLITLLKQLELTQPIRKELPSDHQLKKGTPLMYGSIFFVGILLALFYLQTPTMLFLISTYLLFSFVGFIDDFWKASRQDPGGISGKTKLVLQFAFTVLLLFYLVYGQEINSTIDLYKNISLDLPTALYFAIITLFIVGSANAINFTDGLDGLLGVVSIPVYFFFFIISDRLEVKLFCLIMIGCLLGFLIFNIFPAKAFMGDTGSMAIGGSLSFLAVYEKVELLIPILFFIFFVEQLSVILQVLFFKLTGKRLFRFTPIHFHFRLKYNWSETMIVTVFGLISWLCIFICLVYWKFFLQITNRS; the protein is encoded by the coding sequence GTGATTAGACTCATCACCCCAGGATTGATAGCATTTACATCTGTGGTTATCCTTTCACCCTTGCTAATTACGCTATTAAAGCAGCTGGAGCTTACCCAACCCATTAGGAAAGAGTTACCCTCTGACCATCAATTAAAAAAGGGTACCCCTTTAATGTATGGAAGTATTTTTTTCGTAGGGATTCTGTTAGCGCTTTTTTACCTTCAAACACCAACAATGCTTTTCTTAATAAGTACATACCTTTTATTTAGCTTTGTCGGTTTTATAGATGATTTCTGGAAAGCATCACGACAAGATCCAGGAGGAATATCAGGTAAAACCAAGTTAGTCTTACAATTTGCTTTCACGGTCCTATTACTTTTTTATCTTGTTTATGGACAAGAAATCAATTCCACAATTGATTTGTATAAAAATATCTCATTGGATTTACCAACTGCGTTATATTTTGCAATCATCACTTTATTTATTGTAGGATCGGCCAATGCTATTAATTTTACGGATGGATTGGATGGCTTGTTGGGAGTCGTATCCATTCCGGTTTATTTTTTCTTTTTTATAATCTCAGACAGATTAGAAGTGAAATTGTTTTGTTTAATTATGATTGGGTGCCTATTAGGCTTTCTTATTTTTAATATTTTCCCTGCTAAAGCTTTTATGGGAGATACAGGTTCAATGGCAATTGGGGGCTCGCTTTCCTTCCTCGCTGTTTATGAAAAAGTAGAGCTTTTAATTCCAATCCTATTTTTTATTTTCTTCGTAGAACAATTATCCGTTATTCTGCAAGTTTTATTTTTTAAACTAACAGGAAAAAGACTTTTTAGATTTACCCCCATCCATTTTCATTTTAGATTAAAATATAATTGGTCAGAAACCATGATCGTTACTGTATTTGGATTAATATCTTGGCTTTGTATTTTTATTTGTTTAGTTTATTGGAAGTTTTTTTTGCAAATAACAAATAGGAGCTAA
- a CDS encoding macrolide family glycosyltransferase — MARVLLINGGSEGHINPTLGVVQELIRRGEEVVYFTMEPFRDRVEPTGADVITYDAGKFIEALSAGKVSPWSLNPWGQVAGLLRTADIVIPSFLEQTKGKQFDYIIHDSKFGCGHLIAQTLDLPAINSCTSFAFQRNNFDHFQDHLSRRFTEDMNELAQQEFQQQVTHVQAKYNVRVESTYEVFFNPAPLTLVYTSKHFQPDGESFDESYKFVGPSVASRSHGQFDFSHVDLDNLIYISLGTVAGQAIDFYKLCFEAFATTKYTVILSIGRQTQIEELGDIPANFAVYNYVPQLEVLQHAKVFITHGGMNSTSEGLYYGVPLIVIPQQSIDQPVIARRVAEIGAGIHLNQEDLMAGELREATRQVLEDPSFKQVCMDVRDSFREAGGYDRAVEEIFAFKQSLGITK, encoded by the coding sequence ATGGCACGTGTTTTACTTATTAATGGTGGCTCTGAAGGGCATATCAATCCCACACTTGGAGTGGTCCAAGAACTGATACGTCGTGGAGAAGAAGTCGTTTATTTTACGATGGAGCCATTTCGTGATCGTGTTGAGCCAACAGGTGCGGATGTGATCACCTACGATGCAGGGAAGTTCATTGAAGCATTAAGTGCCGGAAAGGTTAGTCCGTGGAGCCTTAATCCATGGGGCCAGGTGGCAGGTCTTTTACGCACCGCTGACATCGTTATTCCCAGTTTTCTGGAACAAACCAAAGGAAAACAGTTTGATTACATCATTCATGATTCTAAGTTTGGCTGTGGGCATCTGATCGCCCAAACACTTGACCTGCCAGCGATCAACTCGTGCACAAGTTTTGCTTTTCAACGAAACAACTTTGACCATTTTCAAGACCACCTCTCTAGGCGATTTACAGAAGACATGAATGAGCTTGCACAGCAGGAGTTTCAACAGCAGGTCACTCACGTCCAAGCGAAATACAATGTGCGAGTTGAATCTACTTATGAGGTTTTCTTCAATCCTGCACCTTTGACCCTTGTCTACACGTCTAAACACTTCCAGCCCGATGGAGAAAGCTTCGATGAATCGTACAAGTTTGTTGGGCCGTCGGTCGCTTCACGCTCACACGGTCAGTTTGATTTTTCTCATGTGGACTTGGATAATCTGATTTACATTTCACTCGGTACAGTGGCTGGTCAGGCAATCGATTTTTATAAACTCTGCTTTGAGGCGTTTGCAACTACTAAATATACAGTAATTTTGTCCATCGGCAGACAAACCCAAATAGAGGAGTTGGGAGATATTCCCGCAAATTTTGCTGTCTATAATTACGTCCCGCAGCTTGAAGTGCTGCAACATGCAAAAGTGTTTATCACGCACGGTGGTATGAACAGCACGAGTGAAGGTCTTTATTACGGTGTGCCGCTGATTGTGATTCCTCAACAAAGCATCGACCAACCGGTTATTGCGCGACGTGTGGCTGAAATCGGTGCGGGAATCCACCTCAACCAGGAAGACTTGATGGCGGGAGAGCTCCGAGAGGCAACAAGACAAGTGCTCGAGGATCCGTCATTCAAGCAGGTATGCATGGATGTTCGGGATTCCTTTCGTGAGGCAGGCGGATATGATCGAGCTGTTGAAGAAATATTCGCGTTTAAACAAAGTCTTGGCATTACGAAATGA
- a CDS encoding gamma-glutamyl-gamma-aminobutyrate hydrolase family protein produces MKPIIGVSGSHIIDQSGRWPGYTRAYVNDNYIQSVVKAGGVPYMIPLVYDEEVIKHQVENLDGLVLSGGQDVSPVFYNEEPLQKLGGIFPERDQFDMLLIRQMLAQKKPVFAICRGIQILNVAFGGSLHQDLSYVDGCYIKHNQYSSPSLATHTITIEPQSQLSNILGETSRVNSFHHQALKDIAPGFKVTAKAADGIVEAIEYVGDSYILGVQWHPEMMAATNSSMLTLFENLVAEAKKKKTQPC; encoded by the coding sequence ATGAAGCCCATAATCGGTGTATCAGGCAGCCATATTATAGATCAGAGTGGCCGATGGCCTGGTTATACAAGAGCATATGTAAACGATAATTATATTCAATCAGTGGTCAAAGCTGGTGGAGTTCCTTATATGATACCGCTTGTTTATGATGAAGAGGTTATTAAACATCAAGTTGAGAATCTTGACGGTTTAGTTCTATCCGGAGGCCAGGATGTTTCTCCTGTTTTCTACAATGAGGAACCACTTCAGAAACTCGGGGGGATCTTCCCAGAAAGAGATCAGTTTGATATGTTATTAATTCGCCAAATGCTGGCACAAAAAAAACCAGTGTTCGCTATCTGCCGAGGAATCCAAATCCTAAACGTAGCCTTTGGTGGGTCACTACACCAAGATCTTTCTTATGTTGATGGATGTTACATTAAACATAATCAGTATTCATCACCAAGCTTAGCCACTCATACTATTACAATTGAGCCCCAATCCCAATTGAGTAACATCCTTGGTGAAACAAGCAGGGTCAACTCATTCCATCATCAGGCCCTTAAAGATATAGCACCTGGTTTTAAAGTGACAGCCAAGGCTGCTGATGGTATCGTTGAAGCAATTGAGTATGTCGGTGATAGCTATATTCTGGGCGTCCAATGGCATCCAGAAATGATGGCTGCTACGAATTCTTCAATGCTTACTTTATTTGAAAATTTAGTGGCAGAAGCTAAAAAGAAAAAAACACAGCCTTGTTAA
- a CDS encoding winged-helix domain-containing protein, whose product MKNRKHLLVIAIQEKYLKILSVQIKDLFRDRISVSSVTVKELNHDSYKMADAILLSGTFIYQLVKGFLPKDIPVIFAKRAVNTFNIKELMELPKGQTILVVNDQKQNTDETVENLNKIVFEHHFIPYYPDYPIDKEIDYIVTPGERDLVPSFFKKVIDVGTRVLDLGTVFSIINTLGLSYDSHEDVMFLYMRSLVYLSNEGGLSTHFPVQGGEILENAILEDKDNSHMIYVIEQHGFLEESLHILKILLQGKENFSSYGRKSLEKMLYESSTIELTEQQLRQRLKVLQELGLVNVRQGRAGTTISKLGETFLKNNSISFPG is encoded by the coding sequence ATGAAGAACAGGAAGCACCTTCTAGTTATTGCTATTCAAGAAAAATATCTCAAAATCTTATCTGTGCAAATAAAAGATTTGTTCAGAGATAGGATTTCTGTAAGCTCTGTTACTGTAAAAGAACTTAATCATGACTCGTACAAAATGGCTGATGCGATCCTTTTATCGGGAACATTTATATACCAATTAGTGAAGGGGTTCTTACCAAAGGATATTCCTGTTATTTTTGCAAAAAGAGCTGTTAACACCTTTAATATTAAAGAACTGATGGAACTACCTAAAGGTCAAACTATTTTAGTTGTAAATGACCAAAAGCAAAACACAGATGAAACGGTAGAAAACTTAAACAAAATTGTTTTTGAACATCATTTCATTCCTTATTATCCTGATTATCCAATTGACAAAGAAATAGATTATATTGTGACTCCTGGTGAACGAGATTTAGTACCATCTTTCTTCAAAAAGGTAATTGACGTTGGTACAAGAGTGTTGGATTTGGGTACTGTATTTTCAATAATCAACACATTGGGATTGTCTTATGATAGCCATGAAGACGTGATGTTTCTTTATATGAGATCCTTGGTTTATCTGTCTAACGAAGGCGGATTAAGTACCCATTTTCCTGTACAAGGAGGAGAGATTTTAGAGAATGCTATTTTAGAGGATAAGGATAATAGTCACATGATTTATGTGATTGAACAGCATGGCTTTTTAGAAGAAAGCCTCCATATTCTAAAAATACTTTTACAGGGAAAAGAGAACTTTTCCTCATACGGGAGGAAATCATTGGAGAAGATGCTTTACGAGAGCAGTACCATAGAGTTAACAGAGCAACAGCTTAGACAACGTTTAAAAGTTCTACAGGAATTAGGGTTAGTAAATGTCAGACAAGGCCGGGCAGGAACAACAATATCAAAATTAGGGGAAACCTTTTTGAAAAATAATTCTATATCATTCCCAGGATAA
- a CDS encoding dipeptide ABC transporter ATP-binding protein, which translates to MPAPLVEVKNLKKHFPVKGGLFSKKQYVKAVDGVSFEINQGETLGLVGESGCGKSTTGRMLMSLIEPSEGQIIFNGDDLTKMSPKKLREVRKDFQMVFQDPYASLNPRMKVRDIIAEPLIIHGYDRDKISRRIAELMDLVGLNAEQAKRYPHEFSGGQRQRIGIARALAINPKLIIADEPVSALDVSIQSQIVNLLQDLQEEMGLTYLFIAHDLSVIEHISHRIGVMYLGRLVELADKESLYKKPLHPYTEALISAVPIPDPKIKRERIVLRGDIPSPSNPPSGCLFHTRCPVAMDVCRTVVPQIKEIKDGHFVSCHLYQ; encoded by the coding sequence ATGCCCGCACCACTTGTTGAAGTTAAAAATTTAAAAAAACATTTTCCTGTTAAAGGTGGACTGTTTTCAAAGAAGCAATATGTAAAAGCTGTTGACGGTGTTTCATTTGAAATTAATCAAGGGGAAACCCTAGGTCTGGTCGGAGAATCCGGTTGTGGAAAGTCAACCACTGGCAGAATGCTCATGAGTCTTATTGAACCATCAGAAGGCCAAATTATTTTTAATGGTGATGACCTCACTAAAATGTCACCTAAGAAACTCAGAGAAGTACGCAAGGATTTTCAGATGGTATTTCAAGATCCTTATGCTTCACTTAATCCGCGGATGAAGGTTCGAGACATTATTGCCGAGCCTTTAATTATTCATGGGTATGACCGGGATAAAATTTCTCGTCGTATTGCAGAATTAATGGATCTTGTGGGGTTAAATGCTGAACAGGCCAAGAGATATCCACACGAGTTTAGCGGAGGCCAGAGACAAAGAATTGGGATTGCCAGGGCACTTGCCATCAATCCTAAATTGATTATTGCAGATGAACCTGTCTCTGCACTTGACGTTTCCATACAATCACAGATTGTAAACTTGCTTCAAGACCTTCAAGAAGAGATGGGTTTAACATATCTTTTTATTGCCCATGATTTGAGCGTTATTGAACATATTAGTCATCGGATTGGTGTTATGTACCTTGGCAGATTAGTAGAATTGGCGGATAAAGAGTCGCTCTATAAAAAACCATTACACCCATATACTGAGGCACTTATTTCAGCGGTACCTATTCCTGATCCCAAAATCAAAAGAGAACGAATTGTCCTTAGAGGAGATATTCCTAGTCCATCAAATCCTCCAAGCGGGTGTCTATTCCACACACGTTGTCCAGTGGCTATGGATGTTTGCCGTACAGTTGTTCCGCAAATTAAAGAAATTAAAGATGGGCATTTTGTATCCTGTCATCTATACCAATAG
- a CDS encoding ABC transporter ATP-binding protein, translating to MTLLDVNDLKTYFFSDGRPIPAVDGVSFTVNKGETVGIVGESGSGKSVTSLSIMKLLHDTSAKTMGGSITFNGKNLLDVSEREMRKIRGNDIAMIFQEPMTSLNPVHKIGKQIREAIELHMNLSKKEAEKRTIDMLKLVGIPRAEEIYNEYPHQLSGGMRQRVMIAMAMSCEPMLLIADEPTTALDVTIQAQILELMKDLNEKNETSVLLITHDLGVVAEMCDRVVVMYAGKVVEEGDVLSIFDNPQHPYTQGLLASTPKLNEKRDRLGSIPGNVPSPTNMPRGCSFAPRCSKVMELCWEKEPNLLMDDTGNKCRCWLYQTEPTKEGV from the coding sequence ATGACATTATTAGACGTCAATGATCTTAAAACCTATTTCTTTAGTGATGGTCGGCCAATTCCTGCCGTAGATGGCGTCTCCTTTACAGTCAATAAAGGGGAAACTGTAGGCATCGTGGGAGAATCTGGTTCTGGTAAAAGTGTTACTTCGCTTTCCATCATGAAACTATTACATGATACAAGTGCCAAAACGATGGGTGGTTCGATTACTTTCAATGGAAAAAACCTATTAGATGTCTCAGAACGGGAAATGAGAAAAATTCGTGGTAACGATATCGCCATGATCTTCCAAGAACCCATGACCTCTCTGAATCCAGTTCACAAAATTGGCAAGCAAATAAGAGAGGCCATTGAACTTCATATGAATCTATCTAAAAAAGAAGCCGAGAAAAGAACAATCGATATGCTCAAACTGGTGGGGATCCCAAGAGCAGAGGAAATATACAATGAATATCCCCATCAGTTATCCGGCGGGATGCGTCAAAGAGTTATGATTGCCATGGCCATGTCTTGTGAGCCAATGCTTTTGATTGCAGATGAGCCGACTACTGCACTTGATGTCACCATTCAAGCGCAAATCCTTGAACTAATGAAGGACTTAAATGAAAAAAATGAGACATCCGTTCTTCTTATTACACACGATCTAGGCGTTGTTGCCGAAATGTGTGACCGTGTAGTGGTTATGTACGCAGGAAAAGTGGTTGAGGAAGGTGATGTGCTTTCAATCTTTGATAATCCACAACATCCTTACACTCAAGGACTATTGGCTTCCACCCCAAAACTAAATGAGAAGAGAGACCGTCTGGGATCTATTCCAGGAAATGTTCCGAGTCCTACAAATATGCCAAGGGGTTGCAGTTTTGCCCCGCGCTGTTCAAAGGTTATGGAGCTATGTTGGGAGAAAGAACCCAATTTATTAATGGATGATACTGGGAATAAATGTCGTTGCTGGCTGTATCAAACTGAGCCAACGAAGGAAGGTGTTTAA